The proteins below come from a single Terriglobales bacterium genomic window:
- the rpmG gene encoding 50S ribosomal protein L33, translated as MAREIVTLQCNECKDKNYSTTKNRKTTTERLEFSKFCRKCRKHTLHKEVK; from the coding sequence ATGGCGCGCGAGATCGTGACCTTGCAGTGCAACGAATGCAAAGACAAGAACTACTCCACCACCAAGAACCGCAAGACCACGACGGAGCGGCTGGAGTTCAGCAAGTTCTGCCGCAAGTGCCGCAAGCACACGCTGCACAAGGAAGTGAAATGA
- the secE gene encoding preprotein translocase subunit SecE: MAKSIAAQIMDEDSIGGKIKSWPQRIKGFYTEVRTETKKVTAPSWKEVKATTLVVIITVFLFGAYFYVVDLALSFGLDKVFRYFR, translated from the coding sequence ATGGCGAAGTCAATCGCAGCGCAGATCATGGATGAAGATTCGATCGGCGGAAAGATCAAGTCCTGGCCGCAGCGCATCAAGGGCTTCTACACCGAGGTGCGGACGGAGACCAAGAAGGTCACCGCCCCCTCCTGGAAGGAAGTGAAGGCGACCACGCTGGTGGTGATCATCACCGTGTTCCTGTTCGGCGCCTACTTCTACGTGGTGGACCTGGCCCTGAGCTTCGGCCTCGACAAGGTCTTCCGGTATTTCCGGTAG
- the nusG gene encoding transcription termination/antitermination protein NusG, with the protein MTMQDQEKNVDNETAEVTAPETAEETKAAPPAEPVAEAPAAAEGAAAPEPARNPNMKWYIVHTYSGFERKVKESLESRIQAFGLQEKIGRVLIPTEPVTEVRGGKKYTTERMFYPGYVLVEMDMDDHVWHVVKATPRVTGFVGTGQQPTPLSDEEVNQIVYKVAVGKERPKLKVKFEKNESVRITEGPFASFTGVVDEVNEDRETLKVMVTIFGRSTPVELEFGQVEKVA; encoded by the coding sequence ATGACCATGCAGGACCAAGAGAAGAACGTGGACAACGAGACCGCGGAAGTGACGGCGCCGGAGACGGCGGAAGAGACGAAGGCGGCCCCGCCGGCGGAGCCGGTGGCGGAAGCGCCGGCGGCGGCCGAGGGCGCGGCCGCGCCCGAGCCCGCCCGCAACCCCAACATGAAGTGGTACATCGTCCACACCTATTCGGGGTTCGAGCGCAAGGTGAAGGAGTCGCTGGAGAGCCGCATCCAGGCCTTCGGCCTGCAGGAGAAGATCGGGCGGGTGCTGATTCCCACCGAGCCCGTCACCGAGGTGCGCGGCGGCAAGAAGTACACCACCGAGCGCATGTTCTATCCCGGCTACGTGCTGGTGGAGATGGACATGGACGACCACGTCTGGCACGTGGTCAAGGCCACGCCGCGCGTGACCGGCTTCGTGGGAACGGGACAACAGCCCACCCCGCTGTCGGACGAAGAGGTCAACCAGATCGTCTACAAGGTGGCGGTGGGCAAGGAGCGGCCCAAGCTCAAGGTCAAGTTCGAGAAGAACGAGTCGGTGCGCATCACCGAGGGGCCCTTCGCCAGCTTCACCGGCGTGGTGGACGAGGTCAACGAGGACCGCGAGACCCTGAAGGTGATGGTCACCATCTTCGGGCGGTCGACCCCGGTGGAGTTGGAGTTTGGACAGGTCGAGAAAGTGGCCTGA
- the rplK gene encoding 50S ribosomal protein L11, with protein sequence MAKKETGKVKLQIAAGKATPAPPVGPALGQAQINIMEFCKQFNARTSAKELDGLIIPVVITVYSDRSFTFITKTPPASVLLKRAAGIAKGSGTPNKDKVGKVTEKQVEEIAKQKLPDLNAASLEAAIKTVKGTARSMGIEVVA encoded by the coding sequence ATGGCGAAGAAGGAAACAGGCAAGGTCAAACTGCAGATCGCGGCGGGCAAGGCGACCCCGGCGCCGCCGGTGGGCCCCGCGCTGGGCCAGGCGCAGATCAACATCATGGAGTTCTGCAAGCAGTTCAACGCGCGCACCAGCGCCAAAGAGCTGGACGGGCTGATCATCCCGGTGGTGATCACGGTCTACAGCGACCGCAGCTTCACCTTCATCACCAAGACGCCGCCGGCGTCGGTGCTGCTGAAGCGCGCGGCCGGCATCGCCAAGGGCTCGGGCACCCCCAACAAGGACAAGGTGGGCAAGGTCACCGAGAAGCAGGTGGAGGAGATCGCCAAGCAGAAGCTGCCCGACCTGAATGCCGCCTCCCTGGAAGCCGCCATCAAGACGGTGAAGGGAACGGCGCGCTCCATGGGCATCGAGGTCGTGGCGTAG
- the rplA gene encoding 50S ribosomal protein L1 gives MRKTGKNITKARAAVEKRPYLLQDAVPLLQKVKYAKFDETVEVTMRLGVDPKHADQMVRGTVVLPHGLGKSKKVLVVTSGEKVKEAEQAGADFVGGEETVERIQKENWTDFDALIATPDMMKSVGRLGKILGPKGLMPNPKTGTVTFDVAKAVQEIKAGKVEFRTDKTALVHVPVGKMSFAPEKLIENASTVITSVIKAKPVAAKGKYMKGVTLSSTMGPGIAIDVSPLEAAAKA, from the coding sequence ATGCGGAAGACGGGCAAGAACATCACGAAGGCGCGGGCGGCGGTGGAGAAGCGTCCCTACCTGCTGCAGGACGCCGTGCCCCTGCTGCAGAAGGTGAAGTACGCCAAGTTCGACGAGACGGTGGAGGTCACCATGCGCCTGGGGGTGGACCCCAAGCACGCCGACCAGATGGTGCGGGGCACGGTGGTGCTGCCCCACGGCCTGGGCAAGTCGAAGAAGGTGCTGGTGGTCACCAGCGGCGAAAAGGTGAAGGAAGCCGAGCAGGCGGGCGCCGACTTCGTGGGCGGCGAGGAGACGGTGGAGCGCATCCAGAAAGAGAACTGGACCGACTTCGATGCCCTCATCGCCACCCCCGACATGATGAAGTCGGTGGGCCGGCTGGGCAAGATCCTGGGTCCCAAGGGCCTGATGCCCAACCCCAAGACCGGCACGGTCACCTTCGACGTGGCCAAGGCGGTGCAGGAGATCAAGGCCGGCAAGGTGGAGTTCCGCACCGACAAGACGGCGCTGGTGCACGTGCCCGTGGGCAAGATGTCGTTCGCCCCGGAGAAGCTCATCGAGAACGCCAGCACCGTGATCACCAGCGTGATCAAGGCCAAGCCGGTGGCGGCCAAGGGCAAGTACATGAAGGGGGTCACCCTGTCCTCCACCATGGGCCCGGGGATCGCGATCGACGTGTCGCCGCTGGAAGCGGCGGCCAAAGCGTAG